AGTCGGCGTAATAGGCGTAAGCGGTGAGGAACGCATCCGGCTCACCGTCGAAACCCCACCAGGTGAAGCTCGCCGACGGCCCGGCCATTTGCACCAGACGCAGACGACTGTCCTGCATGATCAAACGCAAGCGGTCACGGATCTGCGGGCTCGACGCCAGCGACGGATAGGCGATGCTCAGCGGCAGCAAACGGCTGGCGGTCTGCTCGACGCCGCCGTACGGATAGCTGAGCAGATCGTCGAGGGCCGAACGGAACAGCGCTTGCGGGCTGTCATCCAGACGCAGGCGAATGTCGGTGGCGTCTGCGGGCAGGCTCAACGGCGTGTCGCCGCTGGCCACGTCGAGGCTCTGGGTCTGCGTCACTTGCCAGCCTTCGCCGGTGGCGGTCAGGCGTACCGCGAGGGAGTCGGCGGTCTTGCCGTCCTGCACCAGCTCGGAGGTCCATTCGCCAGTGGCCAATGCGAAGGCCGGCAGCGGCAGGTAGTTGATGCCGTTATTGAGGGTCACCGGCAGACGCTGTTCGGCGCCGGCGTAGTGCGTCACCAGCTCAGCCTTGACCGGTTTCTCGGCCTGGCTGAAGGCGAACACGCCGAGCTGCGGCTGATCGCCCTTGCGGAATTTGCTCGGCCCGCTCCACTTCAGGTACAGCGGTTTTTCCGAGCGCACGAACTGCTTCTTCTGCCCGACCTGACCGTCATCGGCAATCGCCCGCGCGGTGATGCGCCAGCGGGTCAGCGAGTCCGGCATCTTGAAGGTGAAACGAGTCTTGCCGTCGGCGTCGGTCAGCAATTCCGGCTGCCACGCAGCGGTATCGACGTCTTCGCGACGCGGCCGCTCCAGCACTTTCACCCCGCGTTCGCTGCGGTTGGCCTTGCCCGGCGCGCCGGGGCTGCCCGGCAACGCGACGTCGTAACTGATGAACGACAGGCTGGCGCTGGTGCGCACGTTGTTGCGGCGCGGGTGATAGAAGAACTGGTCGATGGTCGGCGCGACCTCAGGTTGCAGCGCGTAGACCATTTCGTCGACCACGCTGACCGTCAGGTGCGCCGGCACAGCCTTGCCGGCGAACTGCGTGGTCAGGTCGACCGTCACGGTATCGCCCGGTTGATAGGTCTCTTTGTCGGTCTTGATCGCCACGTCGATCTGCGGCGCGACGACCTTGATCCCGGCGTTCTGGAAGCTGTACTGACCGCCCTTGGTGTACAGCACCGAGAACGTCAGGTTCGGTGCGAAGTTGTCCTTCACCGGGATGCGTGCGCGGTATTGGGTTTCGCTGAGTTTTTCCAGTTTCAGCCAGTCGCCGCCCTTGGCCAGCAGCGCGGTGGCTTCGACCTTGTCACGCTCCAACGACAGCAACGCATCGCTGACTGGTTCGGGGAAAGTGATCAGCGCCAGAGCTTCGTCGCCGGCCTTGTACTCCGGTTTGTCGAGGACGATTTCCACGGTGCCCGGTACAGCCTTCACGCCGTCGCCAGTGACCGAATGGCCGGTGCCACCAAGCACCCGGCCAAACTGATCCTTCAGCGACAGGTTGTAGGTCCCCGGACGGTCGAACGTCACGCTGAAGCCTTTGTCTTTCGCCGCCAGTTTCCCTTCGCCGATGGTCTGGTCTTCGAGTCGAACCCAGCTGTAGCTGCTCGGCACAACGGCCTGCGCCTGCACGCTGCCGCCCTCATTGGCGTAGCTGAATGCGACCTTGTCACCGACCGCGCTGAAACGCTGCGGCGCAGTCAGGCGGAAGCTGGCGGCGCCTCGGTCGATGAGGATTTCCTTGGTGGTCTTGACCCGATACGCCGCGCCATCGCTGGCAAACACGGTGAGCATGTAGCGGCTCGGTTTGTCGGCGGCCGGCAGGTCGAGGGTCGCGTTGCCTTTGCTGTCAGTGGTCAGTTCGGTGCTGGTCAGCTCCACCGGGAATTGCCCGAGGTATTGCAGCTCGTTGTCGACCATCGACAGTTGCTGGGCGCGCAGGCTCAGAGTCAGTTTGGCGTTGGCCACCGGTTTACCGTCCGGGGACAGCAGCACCAGGCTGCCCTTCACCGGATCGCCAGTGCGGTAATCCTGCTTGGCCAGATTCAGCGAGATTTCGAAGTGCGGCTTGATGTACTCCGCCACCCGGAACGCGCTGCTGTAGGCCTGATCCTTGTAGTTGAAACGCAGCTCGTAACCACCGGCCACGGCGTTGTCCGGCAACTGGAAACGGCCCTGGGTTCCGGCCTTGGAATCGAGCTTCAGATCCAGACGCTGCAACTCGGTGCCGGTGGCATCGAGCACGCTGACATTGACGTCCGCCGCCCCCGGCAACACCGAATCCCGCGCGTTCTTGAATTCGCGGCCGACGATTTTCAGCGACACCCAATCGCCCGGGCGATACAGCGGCCGGTCGGTGAAGGCATAGAGTTTGGTGTCGTAGATTTCGCTGTCGTAATAGAAGTTTTCCGAGACGAATACCCCGCCCTCTTCGTCCTCGCCGATCACGAACGAACGCTCCGGGCTGACGTGTTTCAGGCGCAGCAGGCCATCGGTATCAGTGGCGCCGCTACTCATCACGCCGAGGCCATCGGTCCACAGCACATTGACCTTCGGCACCGAGCTGCCTTCGTGTTTGCGCGCGGCCCACACCAGCAATTCGTCGCCGGCAATCTTGCTCACCGCGACGGTGTTGGAAACGAAAACCATGGTGGTCGCGCGGTACTTGCCGATCAGCGCTTCGACCAGATACAGACCCGGCTTCAAGTTGCCCAGCGGGATGTAGACGTTACCCGGCGCAACACTGACGAACTCGCTGGAAGACCCGGCCAGATTGACGCCGGTCGGCGGCTGGATCGGTTTGGCCTGCCACAGCGGATAGCGGAACTGACTGACCACCGGCAGACCCGGAATCAGGGCGAATTGCGGTTGCGCGTCGTACGGCGTCGGCGCGGCGATGGCGTTGCCCATCTTCAGCTCCGGCACTTCTTCGGTGACTTGCTGGCGCGACTCGTAGGAGAACGCACGCTGCATTACGCGACGGGATTTGCGGTACCAGTTGTCCCACAGGTACGCGAGGGTGTTCGACAGGCCTTCGCCCTTGAACTGGCCGTCGCTGACCACGCGGTGCAGGTTTTTCTGGCGCTTGAGGAAGTCCAGCGGCTTGTCGATCTTGTACACGCGGATATCGGCGCCGCCGTACGGTTCCATGCGGAAACGGCGATAGTCACGACCCGGTGCTTCGAGGCGCACCACCGCCTGTTCGTCGGCGGCGAAACTGCTGTCGGCCAGCAGGAAAAAGCTCTCACCGGAGACCGGCGTGTAGCCGCTTGGCTCCACGGTGTCTTCGGCATTCACGGCCGAAAACGGCAGGGCTAACAGCAACAGAAAAGGCAGTAAACGCAGCATGCGGGCACCGGTCATTGGGAGAGAAAGTTCAGTCGATAGACGCCGATGAAGTTGGGGTTGGCTGCGTCGGGTATCCATCGGGTGTCCTTCCATGTCATGAGTTGCTGCAGGCTTGCCGAACGCATGCCGTTGTCGGTTGGGGTGGTCGTGCCGGTGTGATAGGCGATGTAGCGGCCCATCCAGATCATCAGGTGCTGGTCGTCGCCCTGATCGAAAAACATCAGATCGCCGGGCCGTGCCTGGGACACGTCGCGGCCGATCAGATGGCTGTTGAACTGAATCAGTTTGATCGCGTTGACGTAGGGCCCGACCTTGCCGCCGCCCTGCTGCCATTGCTGGGCGAGCTTGCGCTGATCGGCGCTCAGGTCCAGCTCCGGGGGCAGGTAGCGATTGGACACGCCATTGCTGCGCAACCATTTGTCGTCATGCACCTTCAGCGCTTCGTTGGCGGCAAAACGCACCAGCCCTGCGCAGTCCTGCTGATACCAGCGCGGGCTCGGGCCCTTGCTTAATTGTTCCTGGGCGATGCGCACGAACCAGGCGCGAAAGACCTGGGACTGCTGCGGATCGAGGGCGGGTGCCTCAACGGCTCGAGCACCGGCGCTGAGCAACAACGCCAGCAAGCCGAGGCTGCGGATCAGCGACGTCACAGCGCTTTCCACTCCAGCGGCAGCCATTGCCAGTGACCGTCAGGCTCGCTGCCTTCCGGCAAGGTCAGGGCGTATTTGCCCATGCCGCCGAGGGTGCGCAGTTTCGGGATCAGGTAGGTTTGCGCAGCGTTGTAGAACACCGGCTCCATGTCCTGCGGCAGGCTGTCGAGGGTTTCCTGCTGGATCAATTGCGCCATCGAATCCGGACCGAAGTAGATCGGCATCAGCACGTCTTTGGGCAACACATCGGCCATCGGCGGGAAGCGTTTGTCGAGGGTGCCGAGGGCTTTGTCGACCAGTTTGTCGTCGAGGGAAAACAGCAGCGTCGAACCATGACGCGCCAGGCTGACTTTCATGAAGGCACGGCCGGTGATCGCGTCCGGGTCCTCGGCATCCTTGGCCGCGTAAGGACCGAAGTTGGAACTGACCTGACGCTGCCAGAGATGGCTCTGGCCTTCCTGTTTCTCGACCACCGGGAACGCGTGCTCGTCGACCTTGCCTTCGTAGGCGCCGACCATCGAATCGAACAGCGTGCCGATATCCGCGTCGAGTTTGCCGTTGTCTTCGTCGTTCAGACTGGCCACCAGCAATGGCGTGTACAGCCGCGAATCGGCGTACCAGCACAGGCCCGCTGCGCCGGCCACGTGCTCGGTGAGCTTCTGCGCCACGGCTTCTTCCGCGCCGAGTTTCACCAGCAACGGTTTTTGCGGCTCGGCCGCCACCGGCAAGGTCACACAGGCACTAGCGCCCAGCGGCATGGCCTGCCAGACCGGTTTGAAATCGAAGTCCGGCTGGTTTTCCAGCTCATCCATCGCGAGATAACTGTGCCAGCCCTTGTCGTCCATGTCGAAACGCAAACCGGCGAAGTTCGGGATGAAACGCTGGTAACCCATGGCCAGAACGCTGGAATTGACCGACAGACGCTGTTTGGTTTCCGGCGTCTTGGCCGTGAGCCCAAATGCTTCGGGGAACAGTTTTTCGCCGTTGAGCAAAGCCGACAGCGCTTGCGGCGAAACATGGCCGGACTCTTCGGAAGCACCACTTTCCGGGTCGTAGAGTTTGGTCGGGTTGGACAACACCACCAGTTTGTCGCCACGGGAAGCGAACAGCAGGGATTTGCCGGCGTTGTAGGTCAGTTGATACAGCGGCACTTCGTCGCCGCCAACTTTCAGGGTGCTGAACACGCTCAGTTGCGAATCATCCAGCGCGACTTTCGCCAGCGGCTCGAGCACCTTGGCCAACCCGCCGCGATCCATCACCAACAGGAAATCCTTCAAGCGACCGTCGGCGCCACGCCACAGCGCCACGTCTGCCGGTTGATCGAAGAGCTGCTCGATCAGGCTGTCCTGCAGCTTGAGGCCATGCTCGTAGATGATCCGCCGCAGACTGCCGATCAAGCCGAGGCGGTCGGCGTGGGTTTCATAATAGAAGACGAAATCCTCGGTGAGCGTGGCCTTGAGGAACGGCACCGTCAGCAAGTCCTTGGGCAACTGGCTCAGGGAGCGGGTTTCCAGCAGCACGTCCGGGCGGCTCAGGCCGAGCTTGTCGCTGGCCAATTCCGCCGGCGGCGCCTTGGGCTTGTGCATCAGCCAGCCGAGCCCGCCCGCCACGCCGGCCACCAGGCACAGCCCGACCGCCAGCAACGGCCAGCGCCGGGAAGGTTTGGCGGCGGGCACGTCGGTAGCCGGGGTCGCAGTGTTTTCGCTCATCTTCTCGCTCATGTTCCCAAAGCTCGGCAGTTCATCCGTGGTGCGGGATGCTTAATAGTTGAAAGTCTTGACCAGCAGCAGATCACCGATGGCCCGCAGGGGCACGATGAACGTTTCGCGTTTTTCGTCGACGGTGTTTTCGTTGAGCACCAGAGTGATCTGCGAGGTGATGACCTCGTTCTGGTTGCTGGTCTCCTCGAAGTTATAGCCGTCGTTGCCGAAGTTGCCCCAATAGTTGACGTAAACCAGATAGGTGCCGTGCAACGGCGCAGTCATGGTGAACATTTCCGGGCCGGGACCGTCGACGCCGTCCGGATCGAGGCCACCGCCGTTGCTCATCGCCGGACGCGCCCAGAAAGCATGCTGGCCGTCAGGCGTAATGACGTGCAGGTCGAGTTCCGCTTTAGGGTCGTCCCAACCGAGCACCACGCGGATCCGCGCCGGCGTGCGCAAATTGTTGGCTTCGTAGAATTGAACGCGCTTGAGCGACTGGCCGTCGGCGCTGATCACCTCGACGCTGTTGGAGCCGGCGCCGAACGCATAGGGCCGGGCAAAACGGCCCTGGTCGTCGGTGTACAGATTCAGTGGATTGCCATTCACTGCCAGGCTGTGAGGCGGACGCAGATGCCCGATGGCCTTGAGCTGACCCTCGATCATCGTGCGATTGCGCTGGACGCCGCGATCAATGGGCGGCGTGGGATAGGCGACTTGCGGGTTTTCCGTGCGATCAAGCAGCCCGTGATAGCGCCAGCCACCCACCGGCTCCGACAGCTCCGCGCTCGGCGCCGCCAGCAGCGCGGGCGCGCAGGCCAACCCGATCAGCAGCAAAAGAAGTGAACGCATGTGATGCCTCCTGCCATGCCTGACGAAACCTTGCACCCGATCCTCGGTACTTCACAGCGGTGAAAACTGCGTTTCGTCTGAAAGACCCGTGACTGTCGGGTCGTAGAAGGCGCGAAGGTTAGCGATTCGGCAGTTTTTTAACAATCGGATACACCTTGAAATGCGGCGGGAATCACGCACTCGGGTGGACGATGAGCCGAATAGGCGTCATATTCGGCTCACAAAATGAGCCGAATAGCGTTTCTATTCGGCTCACGCACTCAGGAACTGCATTTCATGGCAACTCACTGGATCTGGCAGCAGCCCGATTGGCCCGACTTCAACTGGCAGGCGGAACATCTGTCACTGTTATTGCGCGAGTGTGTTCAGGCACAAGGTCAATTGATGGGCATGGCGGGATCGGTGGGCCATTCACTGAGCGCTCAGACTGAGCTGGACGCGTTGCTGCAGAACATCGTGACCTCCTCGGCCATCGAGGGTGAGCAGTTGAATGTCGGATCGGTGCGATCTTCACTGGCTCGGCGCCTGGGGCTGGAATCCCCTGATGACGACAAAGTCAGTCAACGCAGCGAGGGACTGGCTCAACTGATGTTCGATGCCACCCGCCGCCTTGCCGAACCGCTGACGCTGGAGCGTTTGCTGGAATGGCATTCGTGGCTGTTTCCAGAGCAGGAAAACGGCTTCTTTTCACGCGCGATCAATGTCGGCGCCCTACGCGGCGATGAGCCGATGCAGGTGGTTTCCGGACAAATCGACCGTCCGACTGTGCATTTCGAGGCACCGCCGCGACAAGGGCTAGAGCGACAACTCGACAGTTTTCTCAAATGGTTCGACGCCAGTCAGCATCAGGCAGGCCTCGATCCTTTGCTGCGAGCAGGCATCGCGCACTTCTGGTTCGTCACCTTGCACCCGTTCGATGACGGCAACGGCCGCCTTACCCGCACTCTCACCGATCTGGCACTGGCTCAGGGCGAAGCGCAGGCGATTCGTTTTTATGCGATGTCCGCCAGCATTCTCGACGACCGCGCTGGCTATTACCGGATTCTCGAATCCAGCCAGAAAGCCACGCTGGACATCACCGATTGGCTCGCATGGTTCCTGCAAACCCTGCTGCGCAGCCTGCAACAGGCCATTGCGCGGATTGAAGGCGTATTGGGCAAGTCACGTTTCTGGCAAACGCACCGGGAATCCGAGCTGTCGGTGGAGCAGATCAAAGTGCTCAACCGCTTGCTCGACGGTGGTGAACGCGGTTTCGAGCACGGTATCAGTGCGGCGCAGTATCAGGCCGTGGCAAAAGTCTCCAAGGCGACGGCGACCCGACATCTGGCGGAGCTGCTGGAAAAAGGTTGTCTCGAACGCCTGCCCGGCGGTGGACGCAGCACGCGCTATCAGATCAGTTTTCCAGGCAAATCCGCAGAGTGATCCAAGCCCCGCTCATTTGCCCATACCCCCCCTATCTGCTAGTGTCGCGCCGGTTTAACGTCAACCGGAATTAGCCGCCATGGCCCGCAAAAAAGCTGCACTGGATTTCGAACAGTCCCTCGCCGACCTGCAAACGCTGGTGGAGCGTCTGGAGAACGGTGAATTGTCGCTGGAAGACTCGCTGACCGCTTTCGAGCAGGGCATCGGCCTGACCCGTGACTGCCAGGCGGCGCTGGCCCAGGCCGAGCAGAAGGTCCAGGTGTTGCTGGAGCGCGATGGCGAACTCGCCGAGGAACCCTTCGACGCGGATCAGCCAGAATGATTGCAGCGTATTCGGCCACCAGCCAGGCGCGCGTTAATGCGGCTCTGGAAACCCTGTTCAACGCCCCGCTGCCAGAACTGGCGCGCCTTTACGAAGCCATGCGCTACAGCGTGATGAACGGCGGCAAACGCGTGCGTCCGCTGCTGGCTTACGCGGCCTGCGAAGCCCTTGGCGGCAAGGCCGAACAGGCCAACGGCGCGGCGTGTGCGGTTGAGCTGATCCACGCGTATTCGCTGGTACACGATGATTTGCCGGCAATGGACGACGACGATCTGCGTCGTGGCCAGCCGACCACCCACAAGAAATTCGATGAAGCTTGCGCGATTCTGGCCGGCGACGGCTTGCAGAGCCTGGCGTTCAGCGCCTTGCTCGACCCGCGCCTGAGCGACCTGAGCGCGGATATCCGCCTGCAACAGGTCACGGCGCTGGCGCACGCGGCAGGCCCGGCCGGCATGGTCGGCGGTCAGGCCATCGACTTAGGCTCGGTTGGTCTGAAGCTCGATCAGAAAGCGCTGGAACAGATGCACCGGCACAAGACCGGCGCGCTGATCGAAGTCAGCGTCAAACTCGGCGCCCTGGCCAGCGGCCGTGCCGAGAAGGATGAATTGAAGTCCCTGCAGACTTATGCACAGGCCATCGGCCTGGCGTTCCAGGTCCAGGACGACATCCTCGACGTCGAAAGCGATACCGAAACCCTCGGCAAGCGCCAGGGTGCCGACATCGCCCGCGACAAGCCGACCTATCCGGCGCTGCTCGGCCTCGACGCCGCCAAGGCTTACGCGCTGGAACTGCGCGATCAGGCCCTGCACGCGCTGCGACCGTTTGACGCGGCTGCCGAGCCGTTGCGCGATCTGGCCCGGTATATCGTCGATCGGCGTAACTGAAGGCTAATCAGCCAAAAAAGACCAACGCGTGGGCAGGGGGCGATGCATCAGGTAAACTGCCGCATCTTTTATACCTATAACGATTCGCCTGATGCCCACGACGTTTCATGAGATTCCCCGCAAGCGCCCGACCACGCCCCTGCTCGACCGCGCGAACACGCCGGACGGCCTGCGCCGGTTAGGCGAAGCCGAGCTGGAAACCCTGGCTGATGAGTTGCGCCTGGAATTGCTCTACACGGTCGGCCAGACCGGTGGGCATTTCGGTGCCGGCCTGGGCGTCATCGAGCTGACCATCGCGTTGCATTACGTCTTCGACACCCCGGACGACCGGCTGGTGTGGGACGTCGGTCATCAGGCCTATCCGCACAAGATCCTCACCGGTCGTCGCGAGCGCATGGAGTCCTTGCGCCAGAAGGACGGCATCGCCGCCTTCCCGCGCCGCTCCGAGAGCGAGTACGACACATTCGGCGTCGGTCACTCCAGCACCTCGATCAGCGCGGCGCTGGGCATGGCCATCGCCGCCCGCCTGCAGAACAGCGATCGCAAGGCGATTGCGGTGATCGGCGACGGCGCATTGACCGCCGGCATGGCCTTCGAAGCGCTGAACCACGCACCGGAAGTCGACGCCAACATGCTGGTGATCCTCAACGACAACGACATGTCGATCTCGCGCAACGTCGGCGGGCTGTCGAACTATCTGGCGAAGATCCTTTCCAGCCGTACCTACGCGAGCATGCGCGAAGGCAGCAAGAAAGTGCTGTCGCGCCTGCCCGGCGCCTGGGAAATCGCCCGTCGTACCGAAGAATATGCCAAGGGCATGCTGGTTCCCGGCACCCTGTTCGAAGAGCTGGGCTGGAACTACATCGGCCCGATCGACGGCCACGACCTGCCAACCCTGATCGCCACCCTGCGCAACATGCGCGATCTGAAAGGCCCGCAATTCCTGCACATCGTCACCAAGAAGGGTAAAGGCTTCGCCCCGGCGGAAGTCGACCCGATCGGTTACCACGCCATCACCAAACTCGAACCGCTGGACGCCCCGGCCGCTGCGCCGAAAAAGGCCGGTGGGCCGAAGTATTCCGGCGTGTTCGGTGAATGGCTGTGCGACATGGCCGCTGCCGACCCGCGTCTGGTGGGCATTACCCCGGCGATGAAGGAAGGCTCGGATCTGGTGGCGTTCAGCGAACGCTTCCCGCTGCGCTACTTCGACGTGGCGATTGCCGAGCAACATGCCGTGACCCTCGCGGCCGGCATGGCCTGCGAAGGCGCGAAACCGGTGGTGGCGATCTACTCGACGTTCCTGCAACGCGGTTACGACCAGTTGGTGCATGACGTCGCGGTGCAGAACCTCGACGTGCTGTTCGCCATCGACCGCGCCGGTCTGGTGGGCGAAGACGGCCCGACCCACGCCGGCAGCTTCGACCTTTCGTTCCTGCGTTGCATCCCGGGCATGGTCATCATGACCCCGAGCGATGAAAACGAACTGCGCAAGATGCTCACCACCGGCCACCTGTACAACGGCCCGGCGGCGGTGCGTTATCCACGCGGCTCCGGCCCGAACGCGACCATCGAGAAAGACCTCGAACCGATCGAGATCGGCAAGGGTGTGGTGCGTCGTCAGGGCAGCAAGGTCGCCCTGCTGGTGTTCGGCGTGCAAATGGCCGAAGCCCTGAAAGTCGCCGAGACGCTGGACGCGACCGTGGTCGACATGCGTTTCGTCAAACCGATGGACGAAGCGCTGGTGCGCGAAATCGCCAACAGCCACGACCTGCTGGTGACCATCGAAGAGAACGCGATCATGGGCGGCGCCGGTGGCGCGGTCAGCGAATTCCTCGCCCGCGAGAACATCCTCAAGTCGGTGCTGCACCTGGGCTTGCCGGATGTTTACGTCGAGCACGCCAAACCGGCGCAGATGCTGGCCGAGTGCGGGCTGGACGAGGCCGGGATCGAAGCGGCGGTGCGTGAGCGACTGGAACTGCTTAACCGCTAATTCGCTGGATAAACGCAAAACCCCATGTGGGAGCGGGCTTGCTCGCGAAGGCGTCGGATCAGTCGATAATGAGTTGACTGACAAACCGCCTTCGCGGGCAAGCCCGCTCCCACAGTGTTTTGTGTCGCTAGAAATTTTGTACACACCAGAAATACCAACGGAAACCGATGAACCTCTCGCGCCTCGCCCTGCCCCTCCTGCTGCTACCCTCCGCCAACGCCCTCGCCGACACCTTCGAACGCGATCAGGCCCTGAAGCTGCCGGACATGCTGATCAGCGCCAACCGCCAGGTCGAAGCACGCAACGACAGCAGCGCCGCCAACACCGTGTTCACCCGCGAAGACATCGAGCGCCTGCAACCGCGCAGCGTCACCGATCTGCTGCAACGAGTGCCCGGTGTGCAAGTCGCGCAAACCGGCGGGCGCGGGAGTCTTCCGGGTATTTACATCCGTGGCACGCAATCGGCGCAGAGCCTGGTGCTGGTCGACGGCCAGCGCATCGGCAATTCCACCTCCGGCGACAGCAACCTGCAACACCTGAACATCGAACAGATCGAACGCGTGGAAGTGCTGCGCGGTTCGCGCTCGGTGATTTACGGCAGCGATGCGATTGGCGGGGTGATTCAGATCTTCACACGGCGCGGTGGCGAGCAAGGCTTGCAGCCTCGGATGCATGTGGGGTTCGGCAGCAATCAGACCTGGGAGCGCAGTGTCGGTCTGTCCGGCGGAGACGAGAAAACCCGTTTCAACCTCGGCGCCAGCCTCGACGAAACCGCCGGCCTCGACCGCACCCACGAGTCGTACCCCAGCGACAGCGATCATGACGCCTATCGCAATAAATCCATCAGCATGAGCCTCAGCCATGCGTTGACCGATGACATCGAAGTCGGCGCCAATCTGCTGGATAACCGTGGCAAAAGCGAGTTCGACAACCCGTTCGGGCGCTTCGACCCGGTGACCTTCGACTCCCTCCAGCAGCAGCCTTATAGCGACTTCACCGTCAGCAGTTTCAGCAGCTACATCGACGCGCGGATCAACGAACGCTGGAAATCGCGCCTGGAGCTTGGCCACAGCGAAAACCGCGAGAAGACCTTCGACAAGCTCAGCGACGAACGCTCGGTGTTCAACACCTACCGTGATTCGGTGACCTGGCAGAACGACCTGACCCTCGATGCGCGCAACAGCCTGATCCTTGGCGGCGACTGGTACGAAGACCGGATCAACAGCAGCACCGCGTTCGACGAAGACAGCCGCTGGAACCGCGCCGCGTTCATCCAGCATCGCTTCCAGGCTGACAGCTTCTCCACCGAACTGGGTCTGCGCCGCGATGACAACCAGCAGTTCGGCGGCCAGAACAGCTGGAGCGGCACGCTGACGTTGCCGGTCAATCCGGACAACGATCTGCTGCTCAGCTACAGCGAAGGCTTCCGCGCGCCAACCTTCAACGATCTGTATTACCCGGATTTCAGCAACCCCGACCTGAAACCGGAAACCTCGAAAAGCTACGAGCTTCAATGGCGCAGTCAGTTGAGTGACAGCACTCGTCTGGAAGCCTCGCTGTATCGGACCGATCTGGAAGACGCGATCATCTTCGGCAGCAACTCACGCCCTGAAAACGTCGCTTCGGCGCGGATCAACGGTTTCGAAGCAGCGCTGAAACAGGAGCTGTTCGGCTGGCAGAGCAACCTCGGCGTGGCAATCATCGATCCGCGTGACCGCGACACCGGCCACACGTTGGCGCGTCGTGCCCGTCGCACCCTGAGCTGGGATCTGGACCGGCAATTTGATCGCCTCGGTCTAGGCGCCAGTTGGCAGGCCGTCAGCAGCAGTTATGACGACCTGAACAATCAACAACCATTGGGCGGTTATGCGCTGCTCGGGCTGCGCAGCAGTTGGGCGCTGAATCGTGAGATCAAGCTGGATTTCAAGGTCGATAACCTGCTGGACAAGGGTTACAGCCGCGCGCTGTACAGCCATGACGGCAGTCAGTATGGCTATCGCGAGGAAGGTCGGGCGTTCATGTTAGGCGTGACCTGGACGCCGCAGCTCTAACGATCCGGCGCGATCAGTTGGCAGAGCTTGGCAGTCGCCTCGATCATCTGCCCGCTCGGGCGCTCAAGGCCTTTGTCGGTGACCAGCAGCAATTGCCCGTGCTTGACCGCTGCCACCTGCGGCCACGCGCTCCACGCATCCAGTTGCGGCTGATCGCCGGCAAGTATCACTTCGGGACCACGCTGTAAAACCGCTTCGATGCTCACCTGCGGCGCTGGCAGCGTCAGGTCGGCGAACACATTGCGCGCGCCGCACACTTCAAGCGCATCGCTGATGATCT
The window above is part of the Pseudomonas fluorescens genome. Proteins encoded here:
- a CDS encoding TonB-dependent receptor domain-containing protein: MNLSRLALPLLLLPSANALADTFERDQALKLPDMLISANRQVEARNDSSAANTVFTREDIERLQPRSVTDLLQRVPGVQVAQTGGRGSLPGIYIRGTQSAQSLVLVDGQRIGNSTSGDSNLQHLNIEQIERVEVLRGSRSVIYGSDAIGGVIQIFTRRGGEQGLQPRMHVGFGSNQTWERSVGLSGGDEKTRFNLGASLDETAGLDRTHESYPSDSDHDAYRNKSISMSLSHALTDDIEVGANLLDNRGKSEFDNPFGRFDPVTFDSLQQQPYSDFTVSSFSSYIDARINERWKSRLELGHSENREKTFDKLSDERSVFNTYRDSVTWQNDLTLDARNSLILGGDWYEDRINSSTAFDEDSRWNRAAFIQHRFQADSFSTELGLRRDDNQQFGGQNSWSGTLTLPVNPDNDLLLSYSEGFRAPTFNDLYYPDFSNPDLKPETSKSYELQWRSQLSDSTRLEASLYRTDLEDAIIFGSNSRPENVASARINGFEAALKQELFGWQSNLGVAIIDPRDRDTGHTLARRARRTLSWDLDRQFDRLGLGASWQAVSSSYDDLNNQQPLGGYALLGLRSSWALNREIKLDFKVDNLLDKGYSRALYSHDGSQYGYREEGRAFMLGVTWTPQL